The following proteins come from a genomic window of Sphingosinicella flava:
- a CDS encoding M24 family metallopeptidase, translating to MNIETDRRHFLAIGSGAAAMMAVPGWTQGAALPNFAARAVPIGREERLARIAKAQRLMRERGMSALLIEPGASLVYFTGIRWWRSERLTAAILPAEGDIGIVTPFFEEPSIRESLAVPGDVRVWQEDEDPIALVAGWLKDRKLGQGNIGIEETVRFFASDALAHALPQARVTAGAPVVRACRMIKSPAEIALMQVASDITMAAYRHVHARVEKGMAARDISRMMTEAMAALGGSPEFALVLLNEASAYPHGSEKPQVVQEGGIVLMDSGCTVEGYQSDISRTFVFGEPTKEQREVWETMRRGQGVAHAAAKIGASAGSVDDAVRGWYESLGYGPRYKLPGLSHRTGHGIGLEGHEPVNLVHGETTPLAPGMCFSNEPGLYFPGKFGVRIEDCFHMTAEGPRWFSVPPTSLDNPIG from the coding sequence ATGAATATCGAAACGGACCGCCGGCACTTTCTGGCGATAGGCAGCGGGGCGGCGGCGATGATGGCGGTGCCGGGCTGGACCCAGGGTGCCGCACTCCCCAACTTCGCGGCGCGCGCCGTGCCGATCGGGCGCGAGGAACGGCTTGCGCGCATCGCGAAGGCGCAGCGGCTGATGCGCGAGAGGGGCATGAGCGCCCTCCTCATCGAGCCTGGCGCATCGCTCGTTTATTTCACCGGCATACGCTGGTGGCGGAGCGAGCGGCTGACGGCGGCGATCCTCCCAGCGGAGGGCGATATCGGCATCGTCACGCCGTTTTTCGAGGAGCCGTCGATCCGGGAAAGCCTGGCGGTGCCCGGCGATGTGCGTGTGTGGCAGGAGGACGAGGATCCGATCGCCCTAGTTGCCGGGTGGCTGAAGGACCGGAAGCTCGGCCAAGGCAATATCGGGATCGAAGAAACGGTGCGCTTCTTCGCCAGCGATGCGCTGGCCCACGCTCTGCCCCAGGCACGCGTCACGGCGGGCGCGCCGGTCGTCCGCGCCTGCCGGATGATCAAGTCGCCCGCCGAGATCGCGCTGATGCAGGTCGCGAGCGATATCACCATGGCCGCCTATCGCCATGTTCACGCCCGGGTCGAAAAGGGCATGGCGGCGCGCGACATTTCGCGCATGATGACCGAAGCGATGGCCGCGCTCGGCGGATCGCCGGAATTCGCGCTCGTCCTGCTCAACGAGGCGTCGGCCTATCCGCATGGATCGGAAAAGCCGCAGGTCGTGCAGGAAGGCGGGATCGTGCTGATGGACAGCGGCTGCACGGTCGAAGGGTATCAATCCGACATTTCCCGCACCTTCGTGTTCGGAGAGCCGACGAAGGAGCAGCGCGAGGTTTGGGAAACGATGCGGCGCGGCCAGGGCGTCGCACACGCCGCCGCGAAGATCGGCGCGAGCGCGGGCAGCGTCGATGATGCCGTGCGCGGCTGGTACGAGAGCTTGGGTTACGGCCCGCGCTACAAGCTGCCCGGCCTGTCGCACCGCACCGGGCACGGCATCGGCCTTGAAGGGCATGAGCCGGTGAACCTCGTCCATGGCGAAACGACTCCGCTCGCGCCCGGCATGTGCTTTTCCAACGAGCCGGGTCTTTATTTCCCCGGCAAGTTTGGCGTGCGGATCGAAGATTGCTTCCATATGACGGCGGAAGGCCCGCGCTGGTTCTCCGTGCCGCCCACATCCTTGGATAACCCAATCGGCTGA